GGTTCGCGACGCTGCCGGGCCAGCCGGCCTTCCTGCGCTTCGACTACGGCCTGCTTGCCTATGGCCTCGCGGTTTCCGCGCTGTTCGTCGCGCTCGGCGCGCTGGCGCTCGACCGGGGCGGGCCGGGCCTGCTCACCGCCTTCCTGCCCTGGGGGCTGATCGGCCTGATCCTGTCGCTCAATGTCGAGCTGATCCGCATCCTCGAACCGAGCGAGGCACGCGCCGGCACGGCTCACTCGCTGAACTATTTCGCCTATGCGCTGGCGCTGCCGGCGGTAGTCGGCCTCGGCCTGCTGGCGCGCGAGCGCCGCTTCGCCTGGCCGCTGGCGGCGGCACTCGTCATGTCGCTGCTGGTACCGGTGCTGTTCTGGAGCGGCGGCGCGGTCAGCATGGCCGGCAAGATCGTCGTGGCGGCGCTGATCCTCTCGATCGCGATCGGCATCGTCGTTGCTGGTGCCGGTGGCGGCGTGCGCCGGCTCAGCGTCGCCGGCTCGCTGCTTTTCGCCATCGCGATCGTGACCCTGCTCTGGCAGACCATCGGCACCTTGCTCGATCAGTCGCTGTTCTTCCTGGTCGGCGGCGCGGCCCTCATCGCGATCGCCAGCGGGATGCGCCGGCTCCTCGCCAAATTCAGCAAGCCGGCGGAGGCCGCGCCGTGATCCGCTTGCCCTCCGCCGATGCCTTCATCGGCCGCGTCTCTCCGCTCTGGCGCGGGCTTGCCGCCATCATCCTGCTCTGCGGGCTGATCCTCGCCCTGGTCGAGTCGCGCGCCGGCATCCTGCGCTCAGGCACCGAGATCCGGCTGGCGACGGCGCCGGTCGATCCGCGCGACCTGTTCCGCGGCGATTATGTCATCCTCGGCTACAAGATCAGCACGCTCGATCTCTCCAAGCTCGATGGCGACAAGAGCTTCGAACGCAACCAGACGGTCTTCGTCCGCGTCGCGCCAGGTGCCGACGGGTTGGCCGAGGCGAAGGGCGTCTATCTCGCCCGTCCGGCCGCCGGCGCCGGCGAGACCGTGATCGAGGGCAAGGTCGCCTCGGCCGGCGCCTGCGTCGCCAATGCCGATGGCGATCCCGATTGCAATGCCGGCCGCCGTGCCATCCGCGTCACCTACGGGCTCGAGAGCTATTTCGTGCCTGAAGGCACCGGCCGCGCCATCGAGACGACCGAGCGCAAGCGGCTGGAGATCGTCGCCGCCGTGTCGAGCTCCGGGCAGGCGGCGATCAAGCGCCTGCTGATCGACGGCAAGCTCGTCCATCAGGAGCCGCCTTACTAGCGCTGGGCCATTATGGCGACGCAGGCAGTTCCCACGCCGCCCGTCCCGGTCTAGAGGATCAGCCGATTCCACAACGGATCGGCTTGAGCGATGTACGACATCAGATGGATTCGCGAGAACGCTGAGGCGTTCGATCGGGGCTTGCAACGGCGCGGGCTTGAGAAACTGTCGTCGTCGCTGCTGGCGCTCGATGATCAGCGCCGCGCCGCCATCGGCAAGTCGCAGGCCGCGCAGGAGCGACGCAACGCCCTCTCCAAGGAGATCGGCAAGGCGATGGGCCAGAAGGACCTCGCGCTCGCCGACCAGCTCAAGGCCGAGGTCGCCGCGCTGAAGGAGCAGGTGCCGGCTCTGGAGGCGGAGGAGAAGGCCGCGGTCGAGACGCTGAACGCCCAGCTTGCCGCGATCCCGAACAAGCCTTTCGACGATGTCCCCGAAGGCGCCGACGAGCATGGCAATGTCGAATACAGCCGCCATGGCGTGAAGCCGGAGGAGGCCGGGAAGCGCTTGGTCGGTGTCAATCAGCCGAAGGAGCACTTCGAGCTCGGCGAGGCGCTCGGCCAGATGGACTTCGAGACGGCGGCGAAGCTCTCCGGTTCGCGCTTCGTCGTGCTGGAGCGCCAGATCGCCAGGCTGTCGCGCGCCATCGGCCAGTTCATGCTCGACACCCATGTCGAGGAGCACGGCTATACCGAGGTCAACCCGCCGCTGATGGTGCGCGATGAGGTGATGTTCGGGACGGCTCAGTTACCCAAGTTCGATTACGATCAATTTCGCGTCACTAGGACCGGTTCGCTGGACAGCCTGGTCCAAAGCGAGCGCTCCCGCGTGGTTAGCGAGATCGAAGATTCGATAGTGGGGGAATTGGGTGGCAGCGAGCAGGTGAAGATCGACGATTTCCTCGATTCGATGGGGAAATTGAGCGACACGATGAAAAAGCTTGGCTATTCGAGCGATGCAATTTCGTCGTCGCTCAATCGAGCCATCGCCAGATTACAGAAGAAGGAAGTCGCTAAGCCGGCCCTGCCTGAGAGTTATTGGCTCATCCCGACCGCCGAGGTGCCACTGACCAATCTCGTGCGCGAATCCATCCTCTCCGAAGAGGAGCTGCCGCGCCGCTTCACAGCGCTCACCCCCTGCTTCCGGGCGGAGGCCGGCTCGGCTGGCCGCGACACCCGCGGCATGCTGCGCCAGCACCAATTCGAGAAGGTCGAGCTCGTCTCGATCACCGCGCCGGAGAAGTCGCGCGAGGAGCATGAGCGCATGCTGTCTTGCGCCGAGAACGTGCTGAAGAAGCTCGATTTGCATTATCGCGTGATGACGCTGTGCACCGGCGACATGGGCTTCGCCTCGCAGAAGACCTACGACATCGAGGTCTGGCTGCCCGGCCAGAAGACCTATCGCGAGATCTCGTCCTGCTCGGTCTGCGGCGATTTCCAGGCGCGGCGCATGAACGCCCGCTACAAGACCAAGGACGGCAAGGGCCCGTTCTTCGTCCACACCCTCAACGGCTCGGGCACGGCGGTCGGCCGCGCCTTGATCGCGGTGATGGAGAACTACCAGAACGCCGACGGCTCGATCACGGTGCCGGAGGTGCTGGTTCCCTATATGCGCGGGGTCACCCGCATCGAGAAGGCGGCCTGAGCCCATGCGCATCCTGGTGACCAATGACGACGGCATCCATGCCGAGGGCCTTGCCATCCTCGAGCAGATCGCCGCGCAGCTCTCCGACGATGTCTGGGTCGTCGCGCCCGAGACCGACCAGTCGGGCGTGGCACATTCGCTGTCGCTGTCGAACCCGCTGCGCCTGCGCCAGATCGAGGAGAAGCGCTTTGCGGTGCAGGGCACGCCGACCGATTGCGTGATCATGGCGGTGCGCTCGGTCATGGCCGAGATGAAGCCCGATCTGGTGCTCTCCGGCGTCAATCGCGGCCAGAACGTCGCCGAGGACGTCACCTATTCCGGCACCATCGCCGCCGCCATGGAAGGCACGCTGCTAGGCATCCCCTCGATTGCGGTGAGCCAGGCCTATATGGCGGGCGACCGCACCAAAATCATCTGGGACTGCGCCCTGCAGCATGCGCCCGGCATCATCCGCCGGCTGCTGGAGGAGGGAATTCCCGACGGCATCCTGTTCAACCTCAACTTCCCGAACGTGGCTCCCAGTGAGGTCGCGGGCGTCGCGGTGACGGCGCAGGGGCGGCGCGACCAGGAGCTGATGCGGCTGGAGCCGCGGCGCGACGGGCGCGGCAATCCCTATTACTGGATCGCCTTCCAGCGCGGCAAGCACGAGCCGGCCAATGGCACCGACCTGCGTGCCCTCGCGGAGAAAAAGATCTCGGTGACGCCGCTCGAGCTCGACCTGACACACGAGCCGACGATGACGCGCTTCGCGCAGCTCTTCGCCTGAAAGCGGCAGGGATGACCGAGGAAGGCGCCAGCAGCGAGAGCGAGCGTACGGTCGCTTTCCTGTTGTCGCTGCGCGCGCGCGGCGTGCGCGACCTCGCATTGCTCCGGGCGATGGAGCGCGTGCCGCGCGAGCATTTCGCGCCCTCGCGCTTCGCCGATCTCGCCCGCCAGGACGTCTCGGTGCCGCTTCCCTGCGGCCAGACCATGACGGCGCCGCACACGGTCGCGGCGCTGGTCGGCGCGCTCGAGATGAAGCCGGATTGCCGGGTGCTCGAGGTCGGCTCCGGTTCCGGCTATGTCGCGGCGCTGCTCGCGGCGATGGGCAGCAGGATCGTCTCGCTGGAGCGCTATCGCACGCTCGCGCTCGCCGCGCATGAGCGCCTCGCCGGCGGTGGCTTCGCACAACTGGTCGAGCTGCGCCATGCCGACGGCTTGCAGCCCGATCGCACGCTCGGTCGCTTCGAGCGCATCCTGGTCAACGGCGTGATGCAGGCCGTGCCCGAGGCGCTGCTCGCTCGGCTGGAGATCGGCGGGCGCCTGGTCGGGGCGCTGCGTGTCGAGGGGGCAGGGCGGCTCGTCGTCGTCACCCGCAGCGAGGACGGCTTCGATCACGCACTCGGTGCGATCACGCGTATCCCGCCGCTCGCTCCGGGATTGTCGCAGGCATTGTAGGCGTTCGTCGCGACGACCACGCGAACCCAGCCCGTCATGCTCGCCCTTGTGGCGAGCATCCACGTCTTGAACACAGCCCTCGGCCACGGAAGGCGTGGATGATCGGGACAAACCCGACCATGACGGGGCCCCATCCCGTCAGGAAGATTGCGACAACCCTCAGAAATTCATCTGACCTGTCAGTAGCGAAACGCCTTCTTAACCTAACCGGCTCTTTAATGCGGACCGTAGAGTTGCGTCGTTCGCGAGTGCAGAGTCCATGCGTAAGCAAGTCGAGCTGGCCGTGTCGAAATCCGTGGTTCGCGCCGTGTCGGTCTGCGCCCTTGCAGCCGGTCTGGGCGCTTGCTCCTCGGACACGTTGCGCTTCACCGAAGCGCCCTTCAGCAGTCCCTTTAAAACCGCTCAGGCTCCCGCTTCGCAGCGCGATCCGGCGACAACGGGCTCAATCGGCCGCAACGGTCCGAGTCAGTCCTACGAGACGGCCTCCGCCGCCGGCAATCCGAGCGTGCGCAGCCAGCCCTTGGCGCCGCCGACCGCTTCCGTCGCGTCTCGTGCTGCGCCGCAGTCCGCCCCCGCTCCGAGCGCGCCGGGTTCGGCCGCCGGCTGGAGCGCCCAGGGCGGCACCCCGATCGTCGTCGCTCATGGCGAAACGCTCGACGTGATCTCGGGTCGCTACGGCGTGCCGCGTTCCGCGCTGATGCAGGCCAATGGCCTTTCCGGCGAGGTCACGCCGGGTTCGCGCATCGTCGTTCCCGTCTATAACGGCGGCGGTTCGCAGACCGCTGCACGCCAGCCGGCGCCGAGCGACAACCGTTTCGAGCAGCCGCGCTCTGCGCCGCCGCCGGTGTCGCGTCCGGTTGCCTCCGCGCCGGCGGTGTCCGCGGCCGCCCCGAAGGTCGCGGCCGTCGATGCCCGGGCACAGGCTGCCCAGGCGAAGGCGCAGGCTGCCGCCGAGGCCAAGGACAAGGCTGCTGCCGACGCCAAGCGCATGGGCGAGGCCCGAGCCCGCTTCGCCGCCGAGGCCAAGGCCAAGGCCGCCGCCAAGGCCGGCAACGAGACCAAGACTGCGGCGCTGCCGGCCCCGGCTCCCGTCGCTCAGCCGGCCAAGCCAAAGGCTGCCGCTCCGGTTGTCGCCAGCGCGCCGGCCGACAAGGTCGCCGTGCAGCCGAAGGCGGTCGCTCCGGAGCCGAAGGCCGCCGAGCCGCAGACCACAGCGAGCCTGCCCAAGGCCGAGGAATCCGCTTCGTCCGGCGCCGAATTCCGCTGGCCGGCCCGTGGCCGCGTCATCACCGGCTATGCCGGCAAGGGCGGCAATGAGGGCATCAACATCGCGGTTCCGGAAGGCACGCCGGTCAAGGCAGCCGAGGGCGGTGTCGTCGCCTATGCCGGCAGCGAGCTCAAGGGCTACGGCAATCTCGTGCTGATCCGCCATCCGAACGGCTACGTCTCGGCCTACGCCCACAACGGCGAGCTCAGCGTCAAGCGCGGCGAGCAGGTCAAGCGCGGCCAGGTCGTCGCCAAGTCGGGCCAGTCCGGCAACGTCAACTCGCCGCAGTTGCACTTCGAGCTGCGCAAGGGTTCGACCCCGGTCGATCCGATGCCCTATCTCAGCAGCAACTGATTCCGGTCAGACTTCGACCGGCAATCGCGAGACCCCACCGGTCGAAACCAGGCGGGGCGGTCCCAGGAAAGGCCGCCCCGTTTTGCTTTTTTGAAGCGCTCTGCCCGTCATGCTCGCCCTTGTGGCGAGCATCCACGTCTTGAACACCAATCTCGAAGAACAAAGGCGTGGATGGTCGGGACAAGCCCAACCATGACGGCGCCCTTTCACCCCTCCAGCTTCGTCTCCAGTCGCCCGGCCAGATCCTGGATGTACTGCCAGGCCGTGCGCCCGGAGCGCGAGCCGCGCGTCGTCGCCCATTCGAGTGCCTCTCGGCGCAGTTGCTCAGGTTCGATCGTCAGCCCGAAATGGCCGACATAGCCGTCGATCATCGCCAGGTATTCGTCCTGGCTGCATTTGTGAAAGCCGAGCCAGAGGCCAAACCGGTCCGAGAGCGAGACCTTTTCCTCGATCGCCTCGCCCGGATTGATCGCCGTCGAGCGTTCGTTGTCCATCATGTCGCGCGGCAACAGGTGCCGGCGATTCGAGGTGGCGTAGAACACGACGTTGTCGGGCCGGCCTTCGACGCCGCCGTCGAGCGCTGCCTTCAGCGACTTGTAGGAGGTGTCCTGGCCGTCGAAGGAAAGATCGTCGCAGAAGACGATGACAGGGTGCGGATCAGCCTTGAGCAGCCCCATCAGGGCGGGCAGGCTCTCGATATCCTCGCGATGGATCTCGATCAGCTTGAGGGGCAGCGCGCCCGCCGGCAGGCGCTGGTTGGTATCGGCATGCACAGCTTTGACCAGCGACGATTTACCCATGCCGCGCGCGCCCCAGAGCAGGACGTTGTTGGCCGGCAGGCCGCGGGCGAAGCGTTCGGTGTTCTCGGCCAGCGTGTCGCGCACCCTGTCGACGCCGCGCAGCAGCGACAGCGCGACGCGGTTGACCTTGGCGACCGGCGCAAGCTCGTGGCCGGCAGCATGCCAGACGAAGGCGTCGGCGGCGGAGAGATCGGGCTTGCGCTTGGCGGGCGGTGCGAGGCGCTCCAGCGCGTCGGCGATGCGCAGCAGGGTGGCGAGCGTCTGGTCGGGGGCGGTGTCGGTCATCGCAGCGGGTCCGCTAATATGGCGTACCGAACGGTACGGTACGCTCATAGCTCCGCTGTGCTCGTGAAGGCAAGGCCATTGCGCGCAGGGCAGGGAGCGCTTAGCTGGGAGAACGGTCGCAAGACCGGTCGCTTTCGATTGATTTCATGACATCGCTGGCTATAGTCCGCGCGATTTTGCAACCCCGCGCCGGCCGGCCGTCAATCGGCGGCGACGTGAAGGAGCCTTCCCGTGATCACCCCCGCTTTTGCCCAGGGCTTTGGAGGCGGCGGCACCAACGACGTCCTGATGTCGCTGGTTCCGTTCGTCCTGATCTTCATCATCATGTGGTTCCTGATCATCAGGCCGCAGCAGAAGCGGGTGAAATCGCATCAGGAGATGATCAAGAACGTGCGCCGCGGCGACACGATCGTCACCTCGGGTGGCATCATCGCCAAGGTCTCGAAGGTGATCGACGACGCCGAGCTCGAGGCCGAGATCGCCGATGGCGTGCGCGTGCGCATCCTCAAGGGCATGGTTTCGGACGTGCGCGCCAAGGGCGAGCCGGTCAAGAGCTGAAGGCCGTGAGGCGCGGCTAGACGCCGCGCCCGCCAACAAGGCTGTTCATACAGATGCTTCGTCTCCAGGCCCGCAAGGTCATTCTCGTTCTGCTCGTGCTGGTCTTCGGCTGCGGGCTCGCCGTGCCGAACCTGTTCTCGCCCGAGACCCGCAAGGCGATCGAGCAAGGCGCTCCGGCCTGGATTCCGCGCTTCCTGCTGCCGATCCATGCGATGACGCTCGGCCTCGATCTGCAGGGCGGCTCGCACGTCCTGCTCGAGATCGACCGCGCCGACCTGATCCGCAGCCAGGTCACCCAACTCCGCGACGACGTTCGCCGCATCCTGCGCGAGGAGCGTGTCGGCCTGCAGGGCGGCATCGGCCTGACCCCGCGCGGCGTGCAGCTGCGTGTCCCGGAGGCGGGCGACCGCGCCAAGCTGATGCCGAAGCTGCGCGAGCTCGCCCAGCCGATCGGTACCTTCGGCGCCTTCGGACCCTCCGGCAACCAGTCGATCGAGCTCACCGAAAATCCCGACGGCCTGATCCAGCTCAGCGTCACCGAAGCCGGTGCGAACGAGCGTATCCGCCGCGCCGTCGAGCAGGCGATGGAAGTGCTGCGCCGCCGCGTCGACGCGCTCGGCACCACCGAGCCGAACATCCAGCGCCAGGGCCTCGACCGCATCCTGGTCCAGGTGCCGGGCCTGCAGGATCCGCAGCGCCTGAAGCAGATCCTCGGCGAGACCGCCAAGCTGCAGTTCCGCATGGTCGCGGATGCGAATGCCAGCGATGTCGACATGCTGCCCTCGCAGGATCAGGGCGGCCAGCCGATCCCGATCAGCCGCCAGGTCATCGTCGAGGGCGAGGACCTGATCGACGCTCAGCCGGCGTTCGACCAGCGCTCGAGCCAGCCGATCGTCAATTTCCGCTTCAACATTCGCGGCGCCCAGCGCTTCGGCCAGGCGACCACCGAGAATCTCGGCCGCCAACTCGCCATCGTGCTCGACAACAAGGTGATCTCGGCCCCGGTGATCCAGTCGCCGATCACCGGCGGCTCCGGCCAGATTTCCGGCAACTTCACGGTCGAGGCGGTCAACAACCTCGCCATCCTGCTGCGCGCCGGCGCGCTGCCGGCGAAGATGACGATCGTCGAGGAACGCACCGTCGGCCCCGGCCTCGGCCAGGATTCGATCCAGGCCGGCAAGATGGCGACGATCATCGCGACCGTGCTGGTCATCCTCTACATGATCGGCAATTACGGGCTGTTCGGCATCATCGCCAGCATCGCGCTGCTGGTGCACGTCTGCCTGATCCTCGGGCTGATGTCGCTGCTCGGCGCCACGATGACCCTGCCGGGCATCGCCGGCATCGTGCTCACCATCGGCACGGCGGTCGATTCGAACGTGCTGATCTACGAACGCATGCGCGAGGAATCGCATCTCGGCAGATCATTGGTTTCTGCCCTCGAGGCGGGCTTCACACGCGCCTTCGCCACGATCATCGATTCCAACGTCACCATGCTGATCGCGGCGGTCGCGCTGTTCGCGCTCGGCTCCGGCCCGGTACGCGGCTTCGCCGTCGTCTTCATCCTGGGCATCCTGACCACGGTCATCACCGCGGTGACGCTGACGCGCATGTTGATTGCGCTCTGGTATCGCTGGGCGCGGCCGAAGGCCCTTCCGTTCTGACGCCGCAGGCCAGGAGATAACAGACCATGCGCCTGCTTCGCATCGTTCCCGACAACACCAAGTTCCGCATCGTTCACTGGCGCCGTCTCGCCTATCCGTTCTCGG
This genomic interval from Bosea sp. 29B contains the following:
- a CDS encoding DUF2157 domain-containing protein, with the protein product MLTGSYRKRLEADLGRWVGEGLIAPESAATIRRSLAQEGGGFKLPALIGLFGGLLIASSVSAFVAANWEEIPRVAKLVMILLGLAGALGVSARLQSRGSTGGADAAATCGTLIFAAGVALVGQMYHLPTDWPGGALLVALGALIVAFLLRSNGALIIAIVGIGCWAGGRWDEGEGRAHLLFWLPFLPALWLAATRHNRLVHHVAALALLGWFATLPGQPAFLRFDYGLLAYGLAVSALFVALGALALDRGGPGLLTAFLPWGLIGLILSLNVELIRILEPSEARAGTAHSLNYFAYALALPAVVGLGLLARERRFAWPLAAALVMSLLVPVLFWSGGAVSMAGKIVVAALILSIAIGIVVAGAGGGVRRLSVAGSLLFAIAIVTLLWQTIGTLLDQSLFFLVGGAALIAIASGMRRLLAKFSKPAEAAP
- a CDS encoding GDYXXLXY domain-containing protein codes for the protein MIRLPSADAFIGRVSPLWRGLAAIILLCGLILALVESRAGILRSGTEIRLATAPVDPRDLFRGDYVILGYKISTLDLSKLDGDKSFERNQTVFVRVAPGADGLAEAKGVYLARPAAGAGETVIEGKVASAGACVANADGDPDCNAGRRAIRVTYGLESYFVPEGTGRAIETTERKRLEIVAAVSSSGQAAIKRLLIDGKLVHQEPPY
- the serS gene encoding serine--tRNA ligase → MYDIRWIRENAEAFDRGLQRRGLEKLSSSLLALDDQRRAAIGKSQAAQERRNALSKEIGKAMGQKDLALADQLKAEVAALKEQVPALEAEEKAAVETLNAQLAAIPNKPFDDVPEGADEHGNVEYSRHGVKPEEAGKRLVGVNQPKEHFELGEALGQMDFETAAKLSGSRFVVLERQIARLSRAIGQFMLDTHVEEHGYTEVNPPLMVRDEVMFGTAQLPKFDYDQFRVTRTGSLDSLVQSERSRVVSEIEDSIVGELGGSEQVKIDDFLDSMGKLSDTMKKLGYSSDAISSSLNRAIARLQKKEVAKPALPESYWLIPTAEVPLTNLVRESILSEEELPRRFTALTPCFRAEAGSAGRDTRGMLRQHQFEKVELVSITAPEKSREEHERMLSCAENVLKKLDLHYRVMTLCTGDMGFASQKTYDIEVWLPGQKTYREISSCSVCGDFQARRMNARYKTKDGKGPFFVHTLNGSGTAVGRALIAVMENYQNADGSITVPEVLVPYMRGVTRIEKAA
- the surE gene encoding 5'/3'-nucleotidase SurE; this encodes MRILVTNDDGIHAEGLAILEQIAAQLSDDVWVVAPETDQSGVAHSLSLSNPLRLRQIEEKRFAVQGTPTDCVIMAVRSVMAEMKPDLVLSGVNRGQNVAEDVTYSGTIAAAMEGTLLGIPSIAVSQAYMAGDRTKIIWDCALQHAPGIIRRLLEEGIPDGILFNLNFPNVAPSEVAGVAVTAQGRRDQELMRLEPRRDGRGNPYYWIAFQRGKHEPANGTDLRALAEKKISVTPLELDLTHEPTMTRFAQLFA
- a CDS encoding protein-L-isoaspartate O-methyltransferase; protein product: MTEEGASSESERTVAFLLSLRARGVRDLALLRAMERVPREHFAPSRFADLARQDVSVPLPCGQTMTAPHTVAALVGALEMKPDCRVLEVGSGSGYVAALLAAMGSRIVSLERYRTLALAAHERLAGGGFAQLVELRHADGLQPDRTLGRFERILVNGVMQAVPEALLARLEIGGRLVGALRVEGAGRLVVVTRSEDGFDHALGAITRIPPLAPGLSQAL
- a CDS encoding LysM peptidoglycan-binding domain-containing M23 family metallopeptidase encodes the protein MRKQVELAVSKSVVRAVSVCALAAGLGACSSDTLRFTEAPFSSPFKTAQAPASQRDPATTGSIGRNGPSQSYETASAAGNPSVRSQPLAPPTASVASRAAPQSAPAPSAPGSAAGWSAQGGTPIVVAHGETLDVISGRYGVPRSALMQANGLSGEVTPGSRIVVPVYNGGGSQTAARQPAPSDNRFEQPRSAPPPVSRPVASAPAVSAAAPKVAAVDARAQAAQAKAQAAAEAKDKAAADAKRMGEARARFAAEAKAKAAAKAGNETKTAALPAPAPVAQPAKPKAAAPVVASAPADKVAVQPKAVAPEPKAAEPQTTASLPKAEESASSGAEFRWPARGRVITGYAGKGGNEGINIAVPEGTPVKAAEGGVVAYAGSELKGYGNLVLIRHPNGYVSAYAHNGELSVKRGEQVKRGQVVAKSGQSGNVNSPQLHFELRKGSTPVDPMPYLSSN
- a CDS encoding ATP-binding protein translates to MTDTAPDQTLATLLRIADALERLAPPAKRKPDLSAADAFVWHAAGHELAPVAKVNRVALSLLRGVDRVRDTLAENTERFARGLPANNVLLWGARGMGKSSLVKAVHADTNQRLPAGALPLKLIEIHREDIESLPALMGLLKADPHPVIVFCDDLSFDGQDTSYKSLKAALDGGVEGRPDNVVFYATSNRRHLLPRDMMDNERSTAINPGEAIEEKVSLSDRFGLWLGFHKCSQDEYLAMIDGYVGHFGLTIEPEQLRREALEWATTRGSRSGRTAWQYIQDLAGRLETKLEG
- the yajC gene encoding preprotein translocase subunit YajC, with protein sequence MSLVPFVLIFIIMWFLIIRPQQKRVKSHQEMIKNVRRGDTIVTSGGIIAKVSKVIDDAELEAEIADGVRVRILKGMVSDVRAKGEPVKS
- the secD gene encoding protein translocase subunit SecD, which produces MLRLQARKVILVLLVLVFGCGLAVPNLFSPETRKAIEQGAPAWIPRFLLPIHAMTLGLDLQGGSHVLLEIDRADLIRSQVTQLRDDVRRILREERVGLQGGIGLTPRGVQLRVPEAGDRAKLMPKLRELAQPIGTFGAFGPSGNQSIELTENPDGLIQLSVTEAGANERIRRAVEQAMEVLRRRVDALGTTEPNIQRQGLDRILVQVPGLQDPQRLKQILGETAKLQFRMVADANASDVDMLPSQDQGGQPIPISRQVIVEGEDLIDAQPAFDQRSSQPIVNFRFNIRGAQRFGQATTENLGRQLAIVLDNKVISAPVIQSPITGGSGQISGNFTVEAVNNLAILLRAGALPAKMTIVEERTVGPGLGQDSIQAGKMATIIATVLVILYMIGNYGLFGIIASIALLVHVCLILGLMSLLGATMTLPGIAGIVLTIGTAVDSNVLIYERMREESHLGRSLVSALEAGFTRAFATIIDSNVTMLIAAVALFALGSGPVRGFAVVFILGILTTVITAVTLTRMLIALWYRWARPKALPF